The following coding sequences lie in one Microtus ochrogaster isolate Prairie Vole_2 chromosome 6, MicOch1.0, whole genome shotgun sequence genomic window:
- the C6H10orf71 gene encoding cardiac-enriched FHL2-interacting protein — MQGNRKCTDGFSDTSSIGSVLDDADREVSNLTDRAFRSLCISEDTSFHDSDLALSPDVTSQGFGTFHQETVSHSNRKSGIWSQLPSQGTEHSGWAATFQQQPKYVQGEEKYPKNSPPTTPAQRRLEVPISGLRSSSKPISKVSSLIRSFDRTENQPCDSRPPPSKPPALKNAPKFAPPPEGGVNFCFDSAFLTVRRVPAEVSSTHQSSHQPSRIPGEQESPKNPEAACHSSDSLLRTPDLVADSFEPKFPSPPLKPAKAEPGRGKEWVPRGTFLHSENSAFESWNSHQPKLPERKDTAETIPESKAPKHYEDTPLLKEPHPPESKASPCQAQANCTQEETGSVSGPQSTSGAWGARDPGSQAFPVEGKVLQIDPQMKRSQPPWRKPKIGKGGTDGPRDALEDKKQSNRKSLPPLYSKLNPQGQLPENGVPDMPEDPNDHYSPPFNISQLLTPIIPTKHVLESSDTQPAEINPSPPEQLNGYQEKEPSESQSRDSYKSKAPSLLFNLKDVRKRVKSTYSPLPLLKSFDEKTRGKLDSEQEPLSNGVILPNGQEENPPAELLEEMPASILHSSTQKDPAVNSSESFADSHLGVGLPSAGSRTHFCANGEVTEGNGSEKGDPDGTSEQGPSEQSWHPDSRGHLPRKHLSLKLYSSESEAGQATEKMKPQQLENGLSRSISQETEPEQETGLRNLPLNRKYSPGPLSPEEEDVFYSDCQSDFTPGLQTKVKFSTSSSDQSFASFDDQQKMCFTEGPWDDRENHGSAGDNEKDEKETVVEKNEPQQCAVSNGQRGVEAHRQEEMQRKAQGWSRGTPRKESVEEVSFRGSWAGADKETALPHAKDSNPLPASTNKHRLFPIKDNTLRATPVIKPIILPLLRTVSSEDSLSGGHKENELPRQRWGEDAGGLCASESQEMCNTAQSSNMQGPPCAVCESLEEDPAHPAAQAEASQHARKGSFSFLPLVEEESKMKPPPPDTTREAPARGKGRPADSGKLAAPQHIPTIALPTDSLEDPPLSLPLDTCWEEQGFQSHFLSAPRAGPSGRRLVPSEVETSPNPSSLGESSTCSPVASSAWEEASQAAGEQWLRQEFQGPSPWTIPGPARLTRREDMTHGLTWDAEGSDPQLERLADLRTLSPRSALMADAAEKPEPPALLERAAGKPPAVPPKTEKALRRAKKLASKRRKSDQAPEKHIEAWEGKSFTEDAQGTERRPLSPGKGPQPRFPAVRSLPPPTHRHSVSCGWEPAGRRPWETQPLMPLPPYPATQKVLQDPQSGQYFVFDVPLQVKIKTFYDPETGKYVKVSVPSSEEASSEPPLQDALAAPYLLYPGFQPVPVTSLMPLRCSSQLAAPTFLRQGSGHRPQSSQGARLQPPPTEHLGEFTQHASAQRPRDPPHGPEEEGAEAPNLSIISTDDLEDFATEGVS; from the coding sequence ATGCagggaaacaggaagtgcacAGATGGGTTCAGTGACACCTCCAGTATTGGCAGCGTGCTGGACGATGCAGACAGGGAGGTGAGCAACCTCACAGACCGGGCGTTCCGGAGTTTGTGCATCTCAGAGGACACTTCCTTCCACGACTCTGACCTGGCTCTGTCCCCAGATGTCACCAGCCAGGGGTTTGGGACTTTTCACCAAGAAACGGTgagccacagcaacagaaaaagtgGGATTTGGAGCCAGCTTCCTTCTCAAGGCACAGAGCATTCTGGCTGGGCAGCCACTTTCCAACAGCAACCGAAATATGTTCAAGGGGAGGAAAAGTACCCCAAAAACAGTCCCCCGACTACACCAGCCCAGAGGAGACTGGAGGTGCCCATTTCTGGCCTGAGGAGCAGCAGCAAGCCCATCTCCAAGGTCTCATCCTTAATTAGGTCTTTTGACAGGACAGAGAATCAACCTTGTGACAGCCGACCTCCTCCCAGCAAACCCCCAGCTCTCAAAAATGCCCCCAAGTTTGCGCCTCCCCCAGAAGGTGGTGTCAACTTCTGCTTCGATTCTGCCTTTTTGACTGTGAGGAGGGTACCTGCTGAAGTCTCCAGCACCCATCAGAGCAGCCACCAGCCTAGCAGGATCCCTGGAGAGCAAGAATCTCCCAAGAACCCAGAAGCAGCCTGCCACAGCTCAGACAGCCTCCTCCGGACACCTGACCTTGTGGCTGACTCATTTGAGCCAAAGTTCCCCTCTCCGCCTCTCAAGCCAGCTAAAGCTGAGCCAGGAAGAGGCAAGGAGTGGGTTCCCAGGGGGACTTTTCTGCACAGTGAAAATAGTGCTTTTGAGTCATGGAATAGCCACCAACCAAAGCTCCCGGAGAGAAAGGATACTGCGGAAACAATCCCAGAAAGCAAAGCTCCCAAACATTATGAGGACACACCCTTGTTAAAGGAGCCCCACCCTCCTGAGTCCAAAGCCTCCCCTTGCCAAGCCCAGGCTAACTGCACTCAGGAAGAGACTGGATCAGTATCAGGGCCTCAGTCCACATCTGGAGCCTGGGGGGCCAGGGATCCAGGATCCCAGGCATTCCCTGTAGAGGGAAAGGTTTTACAGATTGACCCTCAGATGAAGCGGAGCCAGCCCCCATGGAGGAAGCCAAAGATTGGCAAAGGAGGAACAGATGGTCCACGTGATGCTTTGGAAGACAAGAAACAGTCCAATAGGAAAAGCCTACCACCTCTGTATTCAAAGCTCAACCCTCAGGGTCAACTTCCAGAAAATGGTGTTCCGGACATGCCAGAGGATCCCAATGACCATTACAGCCCCCCTTTTAACATCAGTCAGCTCCTCACCCCAATTATACCCACCAAGCATGTCCTGGAATCCTCAGACACCCAACCAGCAGAGATCAACCCATCCCCTCCAGAACAGCTAAATGGGTACCAGGAGAAGGAGCCCAGTGAGTCTCAGTCTCGGGATAGCTACAAATCCAAAGCGCCCAGCCTGCTCTTCAACCTCAAGGATGTTAGGAAGCGTGTCAAGAGTACGTACAGTCCCTTGCCTCTCTTAAAAAGCTTTGATGAGAAAACCAGAGGTAAGCTTGATAGTGAACAAGAGCCTTTGAGCAATGGGGTCATCCTTCCCAATGGGCAGGAAGAGAACCCTCCCGCAGAGCTTTTGGAGGAGATGCCAGCTAGCATTTTGCACAGCAGTACCCAGAAGGATCCTGCTGTTAACTCCTCTGAGTCCTTTGCCGACAGCCACCTGGGCGTTGGCTTACCTTCGGCTGGCTCCAGAACCCATTTCTGCGCCAACGGGGAGGTGACAGAGGGGAACGGTAGTGAGAAGGGAGATCCTGATGGGACATCAGAGCAGGGTCCCTCTGAGCAAAGCTGGCACCCAGACTCCAGGGGACACCTTCCCCGGAAACACCTCTCCTTGAAACTCTACAGCAGTGAGTCTGAAGCAGGGCAGgctacagagaaaatgaagcccCAGCAGCTGGAGAATGGGCTCTCGAGGTCTATCTCCCAAGAGACAGAGCCTGAGCAAGAAACGGGGCTCCGGAACCTACCCTTGAACCGGAAGTACTCCCCAGGGCCCCTGTCTCCTGAGGAGGAGGATGTTTTTTACAGCGATTGCCAATCTGATTTTACTCCGGGCCTCCAAACCAAGGTTAAATTCAGCACCAGCTCTTCGGATCAATCCTTTGCTTCTTTTGATGACCAGCAGAAGATGTGCTTCACGGAAGGCCCCTGGGACGACAGAGAGAATCACGGGAGTGCAGGTGACAATGAAAAGGACGAGAAGGAGACCGTGGTGGAGAAAAATGAGCCACAGCAATGTGCCGTAAGTAATGGACAGAGAGGCGTGGAAGCGCACAGACAGgaagaaatgcagagaaaagCGCAAGGTTGGTCGAGAGGGACACCCCGGAAGGAATCAGTGGAGGAggtcagtttcagaggttcttGGGCAGGGGCTGATAAGGAAACGGCTCTGCCACATGCCAAGGACTCAAATCCCTTGCCAGCTTCTACCAACAAGCACAGACTGTTCCCAATTAAAGACAACACACTCAGAGCAACCCCAGTGATAAAACCTATCATCCTGCCTCTCCTGAGGACAGTGTCCTCAGAGGACTCACTCAGTGGTGGACACAAAGAGAATGAATTACCAAGGCAACGGTGGGGCGAGGATGCTGGCGGCCTCTGTGCCTCAGAAAGTCAGGAAATGTGTAACACCGCCCAATCCAGTAACATGCAGGGCCCACCGTGTGCGGTGTGTGAGAGCCTGGAAGAGGATCCAGCAcaccctgcagcccaggctgaagCTTCTCAGCATGCCAGGAAGGGAAGTTTCTCTTTTCTACCACTGGTGGAAGAGGAAAGCAAGATGAAGCCGCCACCCCCAGATACAACAAGAGAAGCGCCAGCACGTGGTAAGGGCAGACCTGCAGACTCAGGGAAGCTAGCTGCCCCACAGCACATCCCCACCATTGCTTTACCCACAGATAGCTTAGAAGACCCACCTCTGTCCCTGCCACTCGACACCTGCTGGGAAGAACAAGGTTTCCAAAGCCACTTTCTGTCTGCACCCAGAGCAGGACCTTCAGGAAGGAGGCTGGTCCCCAGCGAGGTAGAGACTTCCCCCAACCCCAGCTCTCTAGGCGAGAGCAGCACGTGTTCTCCTGTGGCCAGCAGTGCTTGGGAAGAAGCTTCCCAGGCTGCTGGGGAACAGTGGCTGCGCCAAGAGTTTCAGGGCCCCAGCCCCTGGACCATCCCTGGCCCGGCTAGGCTTACCCGGAGGGAGGACATGACACACGGCCTCACATGGGATGCTGAAGGCTCTGATCCCCAACTCGAGCGGTTGGCAGATCTCAGGACCCTCTCTCCGAGAAGCGCTTTGATGGCAGACGCTGCTGAGAAACCCGAGCCCCCTGCTCTGCTGGAGAGGGCAGCGGGCAAGCCTCCTGCAGTCCCGCCCAAGACGGAGAAGGCCCTAAGGCGGGCAAAGAAGCTGGCaagcaagaggaggaagagcGATCAAGCGCCAGAGAAACACATCGAGGCCTGGGAGGGCAAGTCCTTCACAGAGGATGcgcaggggacagagaggaggccGTTGTCTCCGGGAAAAGGTCCCCAACCCAGGTTCCCTGCAGTCcgctccctgcccccacccacgcATCGTCACTCGGTGTCCTGCGGCTGGGAGCCGGCGGGAAGGCGGCCTTGGGAGACCCAGCCCCTCATGCCCCTGCCCCCTTACCCCGCCACCCAGAAGGTGCTCCAGGATCCTCAGTCGGGACAATACTTTGTCTTCGATGTGCCTCTCCAAGTGAAAATCAAGACTTTCTACGACCCCGAGACTGGCAAGTATGTCAAGGTCTCCGTCCCATCCTCAGAGGAAGCCTCCTCAGAGCCACCTCTGCAGGATGCCCTGGCTGCTCCCTACCTACTGTACCCAGGCTTCCAGCCAGTGCCTGTAACCTCCTTGATGCCTCTGCGCTGCTCCTCTCAGCTAGCGGCTCCCACCTTTCTCAGACAGGGTTCCGGCCACAGACCCCAGAGCTCTCAGGGTGCTAGGCTGCAGCCTCCTCCCACTGAACATCTGGGTGAGTTCACCCAGCATGCCTCTGCCCAGAGGCCCCGTGATCCTCCCCATGGTCCAGAGGAAGAGGGTGCAGAAGCTCCAAACCTTAGCATCATCTCCACCGATGACCTAGAGGACTTTGCCACAGAGGGTGTTTCTTGA